The genomic DNA CGGAAGCGTGGCCGCCCGCGGGGGTGCGACGGCACGCCGTACGGCGTCGAGTTCGGCCGCGAGGACGTGTGGGAAGGGATAGTCGCCGTCGCGTTCGAGGAGGACCGGTACGCCGGGGGCGCGGCGCGCCAGCTCCGCCGCGAGGTCGAGGACCTCGGGCACGATCGGGTGGGTGTGCGTATCGAGGTAGACGCCGTCGTGCCACACGCCACCAGCGATGTGGCAGTATGCGATCCGCTCCAGCGGATAGGCCGCCATCTCGGCGGCGGGGTCGCGGCCGGTGTTCACGGCGTTGGCGTAGACGTTCGCGATGTCGAGGACCAGCCGGCAGCCGGTGGCGTCCAGGCACTCGGTGACGAACTGGGCGTCGGTCAGCTCGTCGTCGGGCCAGCTCAGGAGGGTGGCCGGCATCTCCAGCGCCAGCGGGACGGGCAGCTCGGCCCGGACCCGCGCCACATTGCGGGCGATGACCGCGACGCCCTCGCGGGTGCGGGGGCAGGGCAGCAGGTGCCCCGCCTCCAGGCCGCCGCCGCGCACGAAGGCCAGGTGCTCGCTGACCAGCGGGCTGCCGAGCGCGCTCGCGATCCGAGCGAGCACGTCGACCGGCCCCAGATCGGCCGGGTCCGCCGATCCCAGCGACAGGCCCACGCCGTGCGGAACGACGGGGACACCGCGCGCGACGTACGCCGCGAGCTCGGCCCGCGCGGAGCCGTGGCTTGGGACGGGGGAGCCGTGGCTTGGGACGGCGGAGCCGTGACCCGCCACCCCCGAGCCGTCCGACCCGGCGAACTCGCAGGCCACGCTCTCGGCGACCACCTCGACGAACCCGAGGTTCGGCAG from Austwickia sp. includes the following:
- a CDS encoding DUF692 domain-containing protein, with the translated sequence MSADAPAGVGLCGVGLGWRPEIAPLVAALPNLGFVEVVAESVACEFAGSDGSGVAGHGSAVPSHGSPVPSHGSARAELAAYVARGVPVVPHGVGLSLGSADPADLGPVDVLARIASALGSPLVSEHLAFVRGGGLEAGHLLPCPRTREGVAVIARNVARVRAELPVPLALEMPATLLSWPDDELTDAQFVTECLDATGCRLVLDIANVYANAVNTGRDPAAEMAAYPLERIAYCHIAGGVWHDGVYLDTHTHPIVPEVLDLAAELARRAPGVPVLLERDGDYPFPHVLAAELDAVRRAVAPPRAATLPTTEGEAPPARDGGSGSGSIPGPVPGHRLAARQAELVGALVRGTPTPDGFDPVGVARTARTLVRKRWAAVRRHWPVATADVIGQATAQTAAQTAVQTSGRGSEQAQRGTAADLFAAWAAEHRAAGGLPLGGFADGYRFLAWRESAGRLPDAAAADLARARLFWRSVSDGGAAGGGLAADGGGVAPRAWRVWATARARGTSGVVTARAWGSATRPRGVRTRP